In the genome of Populus alba chromosome 11, ASM523922v2, whole genome shotgun sequence, one region contains:
- the LOC118031248 gene encoding uncharacterized protein: MSTPARRSSYGYSKLDKEDPEELMHRRAQFLIYKALQQADSPRRRPSFLRIRLCRLKTKIGKKLKKLRKGMLLSISATRVRVYRKVTSHWKRLFGNGEAIASLPPMLALKARN; encoded by the coding sequence ATGAGTACTCCAGCGAGAAGATCATCATATGGCTACTCAAAATTGGATAAAGAAGACCCAGAAGAGTTAATGCATAGAAGAGCACAGTTCTTGATCTACAAGGCACTACAACAAGCAGATTCTCCTAGAAGGAGGCCATCTTTTTTGAGGATCAGATTGTGTAGGTTAAAGACAAAGATTGGCAAGAAACTAAAGAAGTTGAGGAAGGGCATGTTGTTGTCTATATCTGCCACGAGGGTTAGAGTCTACAGGAAAGTTACTAGTCATTGGAAGCGCTTGTTTGGCAATGGAGAGGCCATTGCTAGTCTTCCTCCCATGCTGGCCTTGAAGGCTCGAAATTAG